From the genome of Alkalimarinus coralli:
GTGCTGCATTACATCGATACCCGTATCCAGTACCTGAATGACCAGCAGACCTACCTTAACGCCAAGCGGCAGCAAAAAAGCCTTCAGGACGAACAGACCGCCAACCAACAGGAACGGGATATACTGGAAGCAAGACACCAGCAGGCCCGCAACGAGCTAATTCAGCTGGAGGCAAAACGTCAGGGCCATCAACCACTACAACAAAAAGATGACCTTGAAAAGCTGGTCGAAAGCAACACCAAACTACTGCACGACCAAGCCCCTGCCCTGCTCGATCAAAGCAACAGGCTTAACAACAGCTTTAACGCCACTGACCGTTTGTTAACGTTGCTGCAACAGAGCAATATCGCTAGAGAAATTCCGCGGCTCGGCCAAAAAGACTTTATGTCTGCTGCCAAAACCTTTGCCCAGCAACAAGCTAAAAGTGCCATCGACTTTACCTCTCTGCTTGGTAGAGATTGGGTCGATATTTCACCGCTTGAAGCGCATCTTGAAGATGCGGTCACGATTCAGCAGCAGGCAAACCAGTGGCAGAGACTGTTACACGATAAAGAGCTGTCGGCAGATGGCATCTGTGTGCGCGATAAAGTGAACAGTGCACTGTTTCAACGCCAGACACTCTGTAAAACCCTTGAAAAGCAGAGACAACAAAAGCAGGCCGAGATCGAAAACCTTGAAGGGCACCAGGCCACATATCCTTATTATATAAAACAAGCCATCGACACCATCCGGCGAGAGTGCCCCAAGGCAGACCCCAGAGTCTTGTGCGACTATATCGAGGTGAAAGACGAAAAATGGCAGAATGCCATTGAGGGTTATATTGGCGGTGCCCGTTTCTCAATCATTGTAGAGCCGGAAATGGAAGCCGAAGCGATTCGTATCGTGCGCAATATGCCCGGCCGGGATAACCGCGCCAGAGTTATCCAGGGTTCAAAAGCCAGCAAAGACTACCAGCGCACCACACTGGATAAAGACTCGATCGTTAATGCCATGGAGTTCTCCCACGCGACCGCCAAACACTATATTGCCGCCAGCTATGGCAGTGTTATTCGCGTAAAATCAGAACAGGAATTGCGCTATACCCGCCGGGGTATTACCAGCAATGGGCTGGGCTCCGGCTCGTACAGTATGTGGCGGTGCGACATCTCTGACAGCGAGCTGGTGTTTGGTCAGGGTGCCAGAGAGCGAGCGCTGGCCGCCAAACGTGGTGAGATGGATAAATTGCTACATGAGTTTCAGGCGGCAGATGACCATCAACAGCAGTTATCATCTCTGCTAAATGCAATCGACCGAATTGGCCCGGTTAGCTACGCTGACCGTTTGCAACAAATGCTTAACACCCAGCGAGAGCTAAGAGACGCAGAAGGCAAACTGGAGCACCTTGATCTTTCAGATTTTGCTGAATTGGAGCAAAAACTGGAAGCCCTGAAAGCGCAAGATCAAGAATTTAGCCAGCAGATTGAAAACAAAATTGAACGCGCAGGCTCAATTAAAACAGAGCTATCAGAGATCACTGAGCGCTGCAAAAAGCTCTCAAATCAGCAAGAAATTTCCGAACAGCTCCAGGAAGAGAAAGAAGACAACCTTCGCGGCATTGTATCGCTATGGCCAGACTTTGACTGTGAAAAAGAGCTTGAGAAGGCAGACAAGCGGGCCGAAAACACTCGGCCTGAAATCTTACTCAACGACCTGCAAGACACCTATAGCAGCTTAAACAGTCTTGCACATGACATTGAACATGGTGTAATCGAGCACAACCAGCACTGCAATCTGGCAGACAATATCGCCTATATGCCAGACTACAGTGAAAATCACTCTAAAAAGTTCTTCAAATCAATCTGTGATCTGCGCCGAGACAACGATCTCGTGCATAATCGTCTGAAGAACAATATTCTGGTCGAGAAACAAGAAAAGCTCACCAAGATAAAAGAGTCTTTTAACAATGCGTTTGTCACCCACTTGTGCCACGCCATCTATCAGTCGATTAACGATGGTAAGAAAATACTTGAGAACATGAACCGGGAGCTGGAACACCATCGATTTGGGGCAGACCGAGAGTCATTCCATTTTGATTGGAACTGGGTGCCGGAGTTCAAAGAGTACTGGAATTTCTTTAAAGAGATTATCAACCTCCCTAACCTGGGTGACGGCACGACATTGTTCGAAGCGGAACTCAGTCAAAAGTCACAACTGGTTCGCGACCGGTTAATGCAAATGTTACTGTCTGATGACGAAGTCCGTTCGATGCGAGAGCTAGAGCGTATCTCAGACTACCGTAACTACCGCAGCTACGAGATATATAAACAACCTGAAGGCAAAGCAGCTATCGCGCTGAGTCAATACGGAACAGGTTCAGGAGGGCAACTGGAAACCCCTGCTTATATCATCCGCTCAGCCGCAATCACTTCCGCCTTTAAGTTTAATGAAGGGAATAGCCACCTAAGAATGGTGTTAGTTGATGAGGCCTTCTCAAAAATGGATGAGACCCGCTCGCGAGAAGTGATCAAATACCTCACCGAGACCTTGGGGCTACAACTACTGTTCATCATGCCTACCAGCAAGTCAGGCCCGTTTATGGACCTGATCAGCAATCAGTTCGTGTTTAGCAAATGCCCGACAACCAAGTCCGTTGGTGAACTGAATACTCGCGTTCTGGTTGACAGGCAGCGATGTAACTCAGATAAGATCAAGGAGTTGTGGGCCAACCACCGCCGCACGGTTAGACACCAGTATGCCCTGGACTTTATGGAGGAGTTTCATTAACTATGCCGAGTCGTAATTAATGCGGCAGATAGGGTGGGCATTGCCCACCCCTTACTGCGTTAACACCTGTTGGCCTATAGCTAACGCGCGCCCCGACCTTCTTATCGCGCCAGGCTTAACAAGCAAAAAAGCAGCTTTTAGCTAAACCTTAAACGGGATTTCAATAACAAACTCGGTTCCTTTGTCATCGCTGCTTAACTCAATCGTACCGCCCAGCACGCCCGTCACAATATTGTGGACGATATGCAACCCCAACCCTGTTCCACCCTCACCTAAACGGGTAGTAAAGAATGGATCAAACACCTTATCAAGGTGCTCTTTGGCAATGCCTTTACCGGTATCTTTGATGCTGATTTTTACCCGCTCACCACTCACTTCTTGCGCTGAGACCAGCACAGTACCACTCGCTTTCGCCTCAAACCCGTGCAGCAGTGCATTATTGATCAGGTTGGTTACGACCTGGCTCAATGAACCGGGGAAACTTTCCAGCTCAATTCCCTCAGGAATCTCACTTTCCAGTATCACGGCACTTTTCTTAATAAGCGGCTTTAGCGTCATCAGAACTTCTTCCAAGTGCTGCTTTAATTCAAACTTCCTTTTCTGCGCGCTGGTTTGATCCACCGCGACCTGCTTAAAACTGATAATAAGCTCAGCTGCCCGGTTCAGATTTTTGGTAACCAACTGTTCTGACTCTTTCGTTGTCTCCAAATAGCGCTCAAACATTGTCCGCTTAACCCGCCCTGCCCGATACTCTTCCTCAAACATTCGGGTCTGTTCCTCAAGCGTAGTAATGGCCATTAAGGCATTACCGATGGGCGTATTAAGCTCATGAGAGACCCCGGCAACCATTGCACCCAGTGCGGCTAGTTTATCCGCTCGCAGCAGTTCAGACTGCGTTCGTTTCAGGTTCTTCAACGCATGCTTTAGCTGCTCATTAGTGTTCGATAACGCCGTTGTACGGTCTGCAACACGCTGTTCGAGGCGGGTATTTAAGTCCTGTAACTCACCTTCGATGCGGCACTGTTCGGTAATATCTTCCACCAAACTTAAATATCCGATTAGCTCCCCATTATCATCCGCAATCGATGCATTAAATGAGCGGCACATAATAATATTGCCTGTTTCACTCTTAAACTGGTGCTCACCGATAAAACTTGATTCGGTTTTAAAACGTTCAGAAAGAGCGGCAAGCTGCTGCTGGTTTTCCTCTTGCGCGAGATAATCTATAGCACTGCTAACAGAGCCTTTGTCCAGAAAGCCCAGTATATTCTGGGCCACCCGATTCCACCGAATGACTTCCAGATGCTCATCCCACTCAATGACGGCAACAGGGCTCTGCTCGACTAATGCTCGATAGCGCTGTTCCTTCGCCGCCAGTGCAAGTTCTCTATTTTTAATTTGCTGCCCGGCATGAAGAATTTCTCGCCCAAGCGACTCTATCTCCTTAATTTTTGACGGGATCGGCTGCACATCATAATGCCCTGAGGTGATCGCTTCTGCCAGCTGCATATAGACCTTGAAGCGGCGGCTGAACACACCACC
Proteins encoded in this window:
- a CDS encoding ATP-binding protein, with product MFIKKCIYVNWGNIPHLEFDFGPINLLSGGNGSGKTTSADAIQTVMTAAYDYLFAYNPGQDETTQRGKGGKQVRTLQSYILGCDDGSYARPQPTDGYIALTFYPTQGETSEPFTAVVSARAYLDAAGSKPVARLSELFFLIIPGEQLQLNHFIKEQEDGNKHIVGLDKIYNSLRHEFGPDSVEKYDAKKPYLKRLYGALKGKRESVSEREAMNAARAFSRFMAYKPVKSINDFVANEILEKKDLGEAIRSVSELMKTIHGMESDATHLRNSINLLEQTAEKSDGYIQQWINLNVLHYIDTRIQYLNDQQTYLNAKRQQKSLQDEQTANQQERDILEARHQQARNELIQLEAKRQGHQPLQQKDDLEKLVESNTKLLHDQAPALLDQSNRLNNSFNATDRLLTLLQQSNIAREIPRLGQKDFMSAAKTFAQQQAKSAIDFTSLLGRDWVDISPLEAHLEDAVTIQQQANQWQRLLHDKELSADGICVRDKVNSALFQRQTLCKTLEKQRQQKQAEIENLEGHQATYPYYIKQAIDTIRRECPKADPRVLCDYIEVKDEKWQNAIEGYIGGARFSIIVEPEMEAEAIRIVRNMPGRDNRARVIQGSKASKDYQRTTLDKDSIVNAMEFSHATAKHYIAASYGSVIRVKSEQELRYTRRGITSNGLGSGSYSMWRCDISDSELVFGQGARERALAAKRGEMDKLLHEFQAADDHQQQLSSLLNAIDRIGPVSYADRLQQMLNTQRELRDAEGKLEHLDLSDFAELEQKLEALKAQDQEFSQQIENKIERAGSIKTELSEITERCKKLSNQQEISEQLQEEKEDNLRGIVSLWPDFDCEKELEKADKRAENTRPEILLNDLQDTYSSLNSLAHDIEHGVIEHNQHCNLADNIAYMPDYSENHSKKFFKSICDLRRDNDLVHNRLKNNILVEKQEKLTKIKESFNNAFVTHLCHAIYQSINDGKKILENMNRELEHHRFGADRESFHFDWNWVPEFKEYWNFFKEIINLPNLGDGTTLFEAELSQKSQLVRDRLMQMLLSDDEVRSMRELERISDYRNYRSYEIYKQPEGKAAIALSQYGTGSGGQLETPAYIIRSAAITSAFKFNEGNSHLRMVLVDEAFSKMDETRSREVIKYLTETLGLQLLFIMPTSKSGPFMDLISNQFVFSKCPTTKSVGELNTRVLVDRQRCNSDKIKELWANHRRTVRHQYALDFMEEFH
- a CDS encoding ATP-binding protein, whose amino-acid sequence is MSYRNARNISLKSFLSSQFLLVSLIPVIVVSVLAGIFLLPHLSSQETLEQEALAQAITARIEGRFESAKRELRRFSEFLPFLDSDTDIQQLLDNVAASNAVYEAIYITDQDGMVTQVGLPELYQPLRGNYIGLDMSRKKFFLDARHQQQERYYGTFLSAVSGRLSTGYLIPMGDQTLIAEISIGELPELSQFLSKESKQKIMILDRDGQLLVHPDSSLDNQQLNLSNIPLVKEGIKQGGASGPFSFQGTEYFGSLILTDKSGWVVIVSKTLASYRSTIITSGLILLVALLIGMLVAIIVAGIVGGVFSRRFKVYMQLAEAITSGHYDVQPIPSKIKEIESLGREILHAGQQIKNRELALAAKEQRYRALVEQSPVAVIEWDEHLEVIRWNRVAQNILGFLDKGSVSSAIDYLAQEENQQQLAALSERFKTESSFIGEHQFKSETGNIIMCRSFNASIADDNGELIGYLSLVEDITEQCRIEGELQDLNTRLEQRVADRTTALSNTNEQLKHALKNLKRTQSELLRADKLAALGAMVAGVSHELNTPIGNALMAITTLEEQTRMFEEEYRAGRVKRTMFERYLETTKESEQLVTKNLNRAAELIISFKQVAVDQTSAQKRKFELKQHLEEVLMTLKPLIKKSAVILESEIPEGIELESFPGSLSQVVTNLINNALLHGFEAKASGTVLVSAQEVSGERVKISIKDTGKGIAKEHLDKVFDPFFTTRLGEGGTGLGLHIVHNIVTGVLGGTIELSSDDKGTEFVIEIPFKV